The stretch of DNA CTCTAAAGAATATAAATGTAGAGTATATTGAAAAATTTTTAGTTGGAGAAAATGTTGATTATGAAACTATGAGAATAATAGGAACTGAAAATACTGAAGATGAGTATAAGGTAAGTACCATTAGTAATTACATTGATAGTGGTTCATATAAAAGAAATGACAGAATAATTCGTCAACAAAAGGTAATGATTTTTACAAGAATGGAAAACTATGAACAAGAGTGAATATTATGAAAGTATATCTAGGAATTGATCTAGGAACAACTAACTCTTGCATATCCAGAATTACAGATATGGAAGATGAGCCAAGAGTGATAGAGACATCGGCATCGGATAAACATACTCTTCCGTCTGTAGTTAGTTATGAAGAAGACGGAATTGTTGTAGGAGATATAGCAAAACAATATTTGTTTGATGTTAAACATAAAAATAAAACTATAAAATTAGCAAAGATGTATATGGGTTCAGAAAAAAGATGGAAGATAAATGAAAATTTGAGTGTGACTCCCGTAGATGTATCTGCAGAGGTATTAAAAAAATTGATGGAGCATTACAAGAATCAATATGGTAATGAAAGTTATGAGTGTATAATAACATGTCCAGCAAATTATATGGAGAATAAAAAAAATCTTGTTTTGGAAGCAGCAAAAGCTGCTGGAATTTCAGTTAAAAGTCTTTTGAATGAACCCACTGCAGCTGCAATATCATTCTTTAAAACAAATAAAGATACGATCGGAAAAACAATAGTAGTCTTTGATTTAGGTGGTGGTACACTTGATGTTACGGTTGCTACGTGTATAAAGGTGCAGCGAGATGGTGATGAGAACTACACATTGGAATATAAAATACGCTCATCTAAAGGAGAAGAAATGCTAGGTGGATCATTATGGGATATTGAAGTAGAGAAAGAAATGTTACTGCAATGTTCACAACAGACTAATAGATCAGAAGAGGATATTAGAAAGAGTGTTGCTGATTATACATTGATAAAGTGTACATCAGAAGAATATAAGATTCAGTTATCTTCTGGATCATTGGATACTACGTTTGTATTACGTTCAACCGGCGACCTTGTAAATTTTAGATTTAGCATTGAGGATTTTGAAAAGAAAACAGAACATTTATTGCTCAAAGCACTAGGCGTATTTGATAATGCACTAGAAAGTGCATATAATAGTGAAGTGGAAGGTCTTCAAAAAATAACAAAAGATGACATATACAAAATAATACTTGTTGGAGGGGGGTCGAGGATGCCTCAAATCAAAAAAGGAATGATAGCAAGGCATCCAGATTTTGCTGATAAGATACTGATGAGGGATCCAGACCTATCCATATCAAAAGGTGCAGCGATATGGTGTAAAGAATATAATGAAACTATATTAACAGAGCGCCTTTCCAATACGTTTGGGATTAGTGCGTACCCGAATGATGAAGATGAGGATATAGTTTGTTGTAATCATATACATATAGGTCAAAGTATACCATGCGAATGCACATTGGACTACTTAACACGTTATGAATGCACAGCTCTTCACCAAAACATATATCAAAATGCTTCATCAATAGGTACAAAATATACTTCATTAGATGAATGTGATAAAATAGGAACATTAATTGTTCAATTACCACATACTGTTCCCAAAGATACGCCAATAAAAACCACATTGAAAGTAGATTCATCTGGAATATTAAGCGTCATAAGTGAGTGCATAGGCGTAACAAATTCTTGTACAATCACTCTCACACCAGAGCTAGAAGAATCACTTCCAATTGATCTGATATTAAGAGTAAAATGAGTATAATTCAGATAGGTGATATGAATGTCAAAAGTATCAATGGAAAATCGATATAAGTACTACTATGAACAATTAGATATTAGATTAAAAGAAGCATATGATAGGATACATTCTGGATTAATAGATAGAAACAAATATATATATATTTAAATAAAAATTACAACTTTTGTGAAATTGACAACATAATATCAAAAATTATTCTTGATGACCCGATGATATATGACATAAGTCACCGTTCGATAAAGACTAATGATGGAATAATTGAAATAAAAATAAAATATATGTTCGACAATGATAAGAAAACAATATTGGATGATCAGATAGTGTATAAAATAAATGAAATATACTATAGTGATATATTTAACTGCACAGATGATTTTTCCATTGAAAAATCAGTTCATGATTGGATAATAAAAAACAGTGTTTGGCACAAAGAACAATCCAATGACCGAATTGAGGAATCAGAATATCACAGTATACTGGGGACTCTTTTGTATGGGCGTGGTGTATGTTCATCAATTGCACATACTACCTGCTTGCTACTAAATAGCTATGGAGTAGATTGCGCTTCAATAACAGGAAATAATCATCAATGGAATATTGTAAAACTAGATGATGTGTGGTATCATCTTGATGTAACATATGATTTTAATAATAATTATCAGTATTTTAACATAGATAATAAAACTTGTTTTTTAGACCATGAATGTGAACAGAACGTTAATTGTCCATCAATGGCTATGAATTACTATGTAAAAAATAGATTAATTGCATCAAACAAGTATGAACTGGATAGGGCAATTATTAAACATATCGATGAAGACTCATTTATGGTTAAAATTTTAGATCTAAATATGAGTGACGTACGTAATATAATTATGCAATTGAGAGATAAATACTTTGATTTAAAAAAATACAGATATGAGTATGATGAGATTCAAAAAATGCTAATATTGACAAGGAGGGGTTATACTGAATAAAAAAATTATTAATAAAAAAACAGAAATAATAATAGAAGATGATGAAGTGAATGGTACACAAGTTTTTCCATTTACAAGTCCTAAAGAAACACTCGATGTAGCAATAGAAAATATTAATGATCAGGAATTAAAGGATTTTGTCATCAGAGAAATCTATAGGAAAGATGCAGATATTGGAAATTTATTACCATCTGACGCATATAGATCTTATGAGTGCAACAAAGAAAAGCTTGGATCAGACCATAAACAAAAGATCGAAGATCAGATTAGATATTTAACTAAAAAAGAAAAACAACTAGAGTTTGATAGAACTAATATGACCCAAAAAGAAAAACAGATCATCGATCAGGATTTATTCATAGTAAAAATGTTAAAAAAAGAATATATTGATGCATTGATGCCTGGCTCAAGGAAAGATTGGTAATATATATTGAAAATGGAGAAGATAGCTAATGAAAAAAGAAATGTTACTATCAATAGCTGTTGTTGTGATGCTTAGTATGTCTATATTTACATATGTAGTAAATGATGATTCATTAAATGAGGATGATGCAGTAAGTGACATTCCGGACATCATTGTTCAGAATGATGAAAACTCTAATATCATTGAATTATCAACAGCATATTTAGGAAAAACATATCATATCAATTCTAATATAAAGACATTAGTAATAAATGGAAAATACACATTGACAAACGAGATATTAGACGGGTTTTCAATATGCATTGATTCTAGATCGACAGATTTGACAATAACTCTAAATGATGTGGGATTTAAAAGTCTTAATGGACAACCAGCCATATACTCAATAGATTATCCTAACTCAGCCAAATATAAGGTTAATCTAATCTGCAATAACAAGGTCATTATTCAGGGTTCAGATGCAGTTAGTTCAAAAAGTTACACGTCCACAATATATTCTGCTAGCATCAATATGATTATTAATTGCGATGTTGAGGTATATGGAGGAAACGGTGAGACATCATCTAACGGATTAGTTGCAATAAATACACATGATTTAACAGTTACTGGAAGTGGAAAAGTTATCGCTACAGGAGGAAATGGTGGTAATGGGAGCGATGGTACCAAAGCTAGTGATGGAAATTCCGGCAAAAATGCAATCGAGAATAATGCAACTAAAAGCACATCAGGTTCTACGGGTAATAATGGACAGGATGGTTTTAATGGTGGCAATGGAGCATTCGGCATAGTAACATCTGGCCTCACAATTTCTGATAATGCCTACATATATAGCACAGGAGGTGACGGCGGTAATGGTGGCAAAGGTGGTAATGGTGGTAATGGCGGAACTGGTGGCAAAGGAGTTAGCAGCATCGATGGATACAAAGTATCCGATGGCGGCAATGGCGGCAAAGGTGGTAATGGCGGCAATGGTGGTAATGGCGGCAATGGTGGAACCGGTTTAATATACTCCACATATTCAGGATCGCCTTCTTCATTATTCGTTTTAGACGGTAATGGTGGAACTGGTGGCAATGGTGGAACTGGTGGCAATGGTGGAACTGGTGGCAATGGTGGAACAAGGCAGTTGTTTGTAGTAAAAACACCCATCTGTAGTAACGGTGGAATCGGTGGTAATGGTGGTAATGGCGGAACCGGTGGCAATGGTGGTAAAGGTCTAATACCTGGTGATGGGGGAATTGGTGGATCGGGAGGACATAGTGGCAACGGTGGTTCCAAAGGGGTCGTGGTTGCCGACATTACTCACATTCAATTTGAAGGAAGAGATGGCATTAGTGGGTCAAGCGGCATGAAAGGTACAAATGGACAATCTGGAGATGAAGTGACAATATCTGATATATATTATACAGTATCCTTCATATCAAATGGAGGAGATAAGATTGATTCACAAAACGTGTTAAAAGGAAGTACCGCAGAAATTCCTTCTACACCCATACGTGAGGATGATATGAATAATAGATACTCATTTGATAATTGGTATTTAAATTCAAGTTGTACACAAAAATATTCTTTTGATATGCCAGTAACAAAAAATATAACATTATATGCTAAATGGATTAGCACACCTCACCCTAAATATAACATAGTATTTGATTCGAATGGTGGTTCAAATATTGCTTCACAGATGGTTATAGAAGGAAAAAAGGCCATAGCTCCAAACGATCCGACATATAATGATGGAGTACATGAATATATATTTGGGGGATGGTATACAGATTCCAATTTATCCTATAAATATGATTTTGACACCCCAATTACAAAAGATACGACATTATACGCTAAATGGGATCAAATTACTAAAAAATATACAATATCGTTTGATTCAAATGGCGGTTCAAAAATAGAGACACAAAGTATCGTAGAAAGAAAAGAGGCTATAAAACCAGATGATCCCACACGAGAAGGAGGAATGACATATAGCTACAGCTTTGGTGGGTGGTACACCGATTCGTCATTATCTTATAAATTTGATTTTAATACACCAATAACACAAGATATGGTATTACATGCTAAATGGAATAAATCAAACTGCATTAGTTTAATAGTTTCAGTACCATTAATATTTGCTGGAACAGCATGTATTCCATTAATTGGATACATTGGACGGCGCTTATAAGGTAGTTATATTCTGCGTAACTATCTTTTTCAATTTTTTTTAATAAATGTAATATATAGATAACAAACAATTAGATGGAATGTGTATGAAGGTATCAACACCTGGGAGAATCGCACTAACAGTTGTATCGATCATACTTACATTAATGATAATCATCCCATATATGTATAGTTCTGGATATTTTGTAGATTTGGATGGTTCGATTGGGGTTATTGATCATGCAGAGCTATGGGATGAGATAGATCCAATCTCAAGAGCAATATATTCGATTAGTGATTATTTATGCCATCAGCAGATGAGTAGAAGTTTCATAATTAATGGTTCTGAGATTGCACTTTGCATTAGAGATTTTTCAGTATTGGTAGGAATAGAAATAGGTCTAATTTTAACGGATGACGGACTAAAAATTATTAAAACATACAATACTAAGCTGTTGCTAATCTCATTAGCCCTCTCACTAGCAACATTATTTGAGTGCTTAGTAATTAAAATAAACTTTGTGGATTCTTCCATCATGCGGACCTCATTTAGCATAATTTCAGGAATTGGAGTTGCGATTATAATACAACATTTTGTAAGATACGAGTTTAAATTTCTAAATAATAAGCTGTGAATTACACATGAGTCAAGTAGCGTATTCACTACAGAGACTGATTAAGTATTTACAAAATAATTAGAGGGGATTTTCTCCCCAGTTAAATTTATTTTGAAGGAGTCAAGGCAATGACTACCTTTTCTCCCTCGATGTCCCAATCGACAGAATACTCGCCTGAAGGAGTATCAGAAATAATCAGATCTGTAGATCTGGTTTCTTTCATGATGTGCTCTTTCCATGCCGAGACAGCATCTGCAAGAGACCCGGCATTAATTTCTGCAGAAACGAAACTTTCGACATCAAGTTTCATGTCTTTACGCATCTGCTGAATACGCCTGATCACTTCTCTTGCATATCCTTCCAGTTTAAGATCTTCATCGAGATTGAAGTCAATGTAGAGATCTCCGCGGCTGAACGGCACAGCTATGACATCAGACGGTGGAACATAATTGTAGGAAACCATTTCTTCTGTGATCTTATAGGTTTCACCATCGATTTCAAGCATGTATGCCCCGGCATCAGTACCGGCTTTAATGGCACGTGCGTCTCCTTCCTTTATTGCAGGAATGATCTTTGCAGACGCCTGCTTGTAGGTATGGCCTATCGGTTTAGGTACAGGACTCACAACAAGCAGAAGCTCGTCCCAGTTGTCTGAAGAATATTCGATCTCCTTTACATTAGCCTGAGAAAGCAGAACTTCTTCCATTCTCTTGATTAAACCTTCAACTTCAGGAGCGTTTATTCTGACAACGATTCTGCGCAGAGGCCAGCGGAGCTTGACATTATTTTTCTGTCTTTCCCTTGTAATGTCTTCCACTAACTCCTGCATCAGCTCCATAGAAGCTTCGAGATTGTCATCGATGAGAGACTTGTCAACAGAAGGCCAGTCCACCATGTGTACAGTTTCCTTGCTGCCGTCCATTGCCATGTAAATCTCGTCTGTTATATGAGGGCAGAAAGGAGAGAGCAGTTTCACAACGGTCATCAACGATGAGTATAGAGTATTGTAAGCTGCGAGTTTGTCTTCATCTGCTGATTCACTCCACATCCTGTCTCTGATTAAACGGACATACCATCTTGAAAGATCCCCGAGAATGAAATCTTCCAGAGCACGGCATGCTTTATGAATATCAAGAGACTCAAGATTCTCAGTCACAGTCATTTTGAGTTTTTCTGTCCTGGACATTAGCCAGAGGTCTTCTGGACGCAGTGAGTCTTTAGAAACTTTTTGAGTTTGAGGGTCAAAATTATCTATAGACATGTATGTAGAAGCAAAGCTGGCTACATTCCAGAGGATGTTAAGAGTCTTTCTTGCACTTTTTACACCTTCACGCTGGAAAGATACATCTTCCCAGGGAGATGAAACGCGGAGAAGATAGAAACGAAGAGCATCTGCACCATATTCAGTGATTACATCATGAGGCTCCACTACATTTCCGCGGCTTTTGGACATTGGAAGGCCTTTGGCATCAAGCATCCATCCGTGCATCAGAACTCTGTCGTAAGGAGCCCTGTCGAAAGCTACACATGAAGATCCCAGTTGTGAATAGAACCATCCTCTGGTCTGATCGTGAGCTTCGGTGATGAACTTTGCAGGCCACCATCTGTTAAATTCATCGGTTTTGCGGGGCCATCCCAGAGCAGCCCAGGAAGCAACACCTGCATCAAACCATACATCTAAGACATCAGGAACGCGCTTCATTTTTCCGCCGCATTCGCAGTCAAATGTTACGTTGTCTATCCAAGGACGGTGAAGATCCATTCCCTCTTCGTAACCTTCTGCACCTTTGAGATCATCAGACGAACTGATAACTCTCATTTTACCGCAGGAACACATCCAGACTGGGATTGGAATACCCCAGTATCTCTGACGGGAAATGCACCAGTCACGGGCATTCATCGTCCAGTCATATTCTCTAGAAGATCCTGCCCATTCTGGAACCCAGTCCACTCTGGCAATCTCTTCCAGCATTTTATCTTTAACTTCAGTTATCCTCAGATACCACTGATTTGTGTTACGGTAGATAATAGGAGAACGGCATCTCCAGCAGTGACCATAACGATGCTCGATTTTTCCTGAGAAGAACATCAGACCTTTAGATTCCAAATTTTCAATGAGCAGGGGATTGGCTTCTTTAACTTTCATTCCTGCATAGCGCTCCCCAACCTCTGGAACAAATCTTCCGCTGCCATCTACAGGGCAGAACGGAGGTATGCCGTATTTTTTACCAGTCTCAAAGTCTTCCGGACCATGTCCTGGAGCGATATGCACCAGACCAGTCATGTCTTCTTCTACAGTATCGGATAAGAGAACTTTATGAACCCATTCACCAGAGATTGTTCTCTGAGCATCTATTTCTTCATAAAGGGGAGGAATGTATTCCATACCTTCGATGTCTTCTCCCATGTATGTCTCTAAAATTTCATATCCAGTCCATCCCCCGACTGCTCCCACGGATTCGATGAGGGATTTCATCATGATTACTGTATCCTCAGCACCTTCTTTTTTAAACCGAACCTTAGCGTATTCATGATCAGGATGGGCTGCAACTCCCATGTTTGCAGGTAATGTCCAAGGAGTTGTTGTCCAGATTAGTAAAGAAACTCCTTTTTCGTTTTTCAGAGGGAACTTTACATAGATTGAAGGATCTGTTTCATCCCCATACTCTATTTCAGCTTCTGCAAGAGCAGTTTCACACCGCGGACACCATGAGATAACCCTGTTGTCTGAAGAAAGAAGATTCTTTTCGTGAGCTTTCTTCAAAGTCCACCACGCAGCCTCAATATATTCAGGGGCAAGGGTGCGGTAAGGCCTGTCCCAGTCCATCCAAATACCTAATTCTTTGAACTGGTCGGTCATCATTTCTTGATGAGTCAGGGCAAAATCCTTACATTTTGAAATGAAATTGTCAATACCGAAACTTTCGATTTCTTTTTTGCTTTTGATTCCAATAGACTGCTCGACTTTAACTTCAATGGGCAGCCCATGCATGTCGAACCCAGGCTGATCGCGGACGTTGTATCCGCACATCCTTTTGTAACGAATAATAGAGTCTTTAATCGTTTTATTCCATGCAGTACCGAGATGGATATACCCAGTGGTATATGGAGGACCATCCACGAAGTAATAGTCCTCTCCCTCGGCACGCATCTGCTTGGTTTTCGTATACGTGTCGTTGTCTTTCCAGAGTTTTTGAATCTTCTTCTCAAGCTCTGGAGGGTTGTATTCAGCCTGAACCTGCTTTATCATCGCCTGTTCACTTCCATCGCGGTAATCCTGTTGTTGTTAATTAAGGATGCGGTGTGCCAGAATTACACGTTCAGGCCTGAACAAAAATATCAGCGGATATCTGACGCAGATTATGGTTGAGATCATAAAGAAGAAATGAATGATTAATGCCAATCATCCAAACTCATCTGCGATTTAGTCGGTACCGGTTTTTTATAGTCACCTTTGACTCTCTTTTTATTTTCCAGCTTGTTCAATGAAGACTCTACTCGTTTTCTTGAAAAACCGTGCTCTTCGCACATGAATTCGATGATGCGTCCAAAATCAGGATGTTTCCATTCTAATGAATATTCCTCAGTAATCGCTGTATTGATGAACGCGTCCTGAACCTCATCAAGATTCGGAATGTTTTCCCCTATGGCCTCCAATGCTGCGGATGCTGAACCATACTGTCTGATTAATTTCAATCCCTTTTTGGGGCCGATTCCTCGTATACCTTTATTGTAATCAGTCCCGATAAGAATGCAGAGAGAAATCAGCTGTTCCCTGTTTTCGAGTCCGTTTTCCTTTAAAACCCTCTCAAGGTCCACTTCTTCAATGAAAATGTCCCTATACTCTCTGCCGCCAGGCATTTTGCGCCTACCGGTGATGTTAAGATTACGAACAAGCCTCGGAGCTCCAAACAGCAGTGAGTCAAAGTCCTGAGATGATGCGGCCCAGACATCGCCTTTCATTGCCATGTATGCTGCCTGCGCTTCACCTTCACAGGGAGCCTGGATAATAGGCAGCCCCATATATGTAAGGAGAATTCTGGAACTTTCCACAATCTCATTGCTTATTCTTGTAGATTGAGCAGCTTTGGATCTTGCTTTTTCAATATCGCCTTCGTCAATCGCTCTTTTCCATTCATCATGAGCTTTCGTTCGTCTCTCAAATCGTTCTGCAAGAGTCTGTGCCTTTAATGCACTGGGCAAGCCATCGAAAACATATGCAGGCCGTATACCAGCCTGTAAAAAGTTAATGTTGCGGTATAAAAGTCCTGTAAGGTGAGATGTTACTCTTCCATTCTCATCTTTAAGAGGTGTTCCATCCCTGCCTCGGATTATACTTAAAAATTGATAGATTGAGTTGTATGCATCAATTGCAAGTGTTCTGTCGGAGAGGCCAGAAAGTTCCATCTTTTCCGAAGGAACGATATCAGAGATGTTTACTCCCATATCTTACAGTTAAGCGCATAAATAATATAAGCCATTCGTAAAGGTTTAAAAAGTAAATGGGACTTGTAAGTCCCAAATTGTATTAAAATGATCATTCTTCGTTTTCAGAAAACCTTGGAAGGTAAAAGATAAGAAATATTGCACCAATCCAAACAATGAAAAACACTACGGAACAAATACCAGTTCCTGTGAATATGGACACCAGTAATAGTATAAGCGGGACTATAAAGGCCACCAGCAAGAGGAACCATTTAGTTCCGGCAAACTCGAATTTCATAGCATGCCCCAATACACAGATGATTAAAAACTTTGTGAATCGAATCGTATGAATCGATCAAAAGATTTCTTGTAAAAACGACTGTTCCGTTGATGATTCTTGTATATTGTTTGGATTATGTATCTTTCAGTAATACCTCTGCATTACAGCCATAGATGGATATGCAGTTGGCGTGAGCCCTATGCAGATCGCTTAAATAAACAAGTTTACAGATAATTTGTATACTTGAATTCGCGTATATATTGAACTGGTTACTCATGAGACTAATCTCATGAAATAAGCCTAAAGGCTCAGAGAACCTTGTATAACCAGAGGGAGAGAGTAAATGGAATTTTTTGAAGTAGTAAAGGAGCGTTATTCCTGTAAAAAGTTTGACGGCCGTCCAGTAGAGCAATCTCAATTGGATGCAATTCTTGAAGCTGGAAGACTTGCTCCGACCGCAAAGAACCTGCAGGAGCAGCGTGTCTATGTAGTGCAGTCTGAAAATGGTCTTGCAAAGATCGACAAGATAACGCCCTGCCGATACGGTGCGGCGACGGTGATCGCTGTAGCGTTTAACCGCGACAACGTTTTTACATATCCAGGTGAAAAACGTGATTCGGGAATAGAAGACGCTACCATTGTGGCAACGCACATGGTATTGGCAGCTAAAGCTGCAGGTGTAGACAGCTGCTGGATCAATTTCTTTGACCCGGAAATAGCAGCAAAGGAACTTAACCTACCAGAAAATGAAGAAGTTCTCATGTTGCTGGATCTCGGCTATCCGGTAGAAGGTACAAAACCTCTCGCAACCCATAACCAGCGCAAGGAAATTTCTGAGACAGTTACTTACATGTAACCAATGAAATGGAGGGAAAAACATGAGCAAAACATTGATTGCGTTTTTTTCTGCTAGCGGTGTAACCGCAAAGCTGGCAAAGACTCTGGCCGATTCAATCGGCGCAGATCTGCATGAGATCAAACCTGCCCAGCCATACAGCAGCGAGGATCTGGACTGGACGAATAAGAAAAGCCGCAGCAGCATAGAAATGAATGATAAATCCTTCAGGCCTGCCATCGACAATAAGGTAGATGATATAGAGCAGTATGACCGCATATTCATCGGTTTTCCCATCTGGTGGTATGTAGCTCCAACAATCATCAATACATTTCTGGAGCAGTATGATTTGACAGGTAAGAAAATTATTCCGTTTGCAACTTCAGGTTCTAGCGACATGGGCAAAACCAACGCTGGATTACAAAGTTCATGCAAGGGTGCTACATTGTGTGAAGGAAAGCGGTTTGACGCTGGAGCAAAAGCTGCAGAACTGAAATCCTGGGCTGAGAAATTCTAAAGAGAATCAGCAAACAGCATGTACACTGTGACCTGATATACTGCAGCGCAGAATATAAAATGACTCAGGGGAAAGTTCCTGACTATCTTCAAACAACAATAGAAAGGAAATCAAACCTGAGTCATCATCAATATCTCATTCAAAATGATGCATTGTGAAAATCAAGATTTTCATATATATCCTTTCAAACAATTCTTTTACTTAGAAATCTGATGACAGATCAGCAAAAAATATTGTCTGGATTCACATAAGATGTGTTTAAATAATTATCCAGATCCAGACCAGCATAGCTGTACTCAGGTAGGAAAAAACTCAAGTTTGAACGTTTTCATCTAAAGAAAGTATTAAAATGACTGTTGTGATACAGCCTTACCTTGTGACGAGGGGATATTATGAAGAGTAAAGTATATGCTATAATCGCAGTCGCTGTGATCTTAATTGCAGCGGTTGCAACATACTCAATAGTCTTCGCAGGAGACAGTTCTGATAAGAACGATAACCCCGGTGAAGAAGTTCCCAGTGAAGAAGCTTTTTCAATAGTTGACTATAGAGGAAATACTATTTCTTTTGATGCTCCAGCAGAAAGAATAGTCTCGCTGGGATCTGCTTTTACAGATGTCATATCCTGGTTGAATTGTGAGGATAAGATCGTTGGATTAGATGGTACCAGCTATAAAAATCTTGAAAATGCAAAGGAATTAAACATTGTTGATTTAGGAGCTGTAAGTTCTATAAATCTTGAAAGCCTGAAAACAATCAACCCAGACTGCATATTTATTTGGTCTTTTCCATCATATGTTGCGACTGATGGAATAATTACAAATCTTGAAAACAACGGCTTCAAAGTAGTAGCTCTCTATCCAAGCAGTGTAGATTCAACCATGCAGTCCATCTCTACAATTTCTAAGATAATTGGAAGCGATGAGGCTATTGAAAAGTCTGCTGATCTTCAAAACAGAATTGATGCCATTTCTGCTAAGGTGGCTAATATACCGGAAGATGAACGTGTGAAAGTATATCTTCAGCTTCAAAGCGGCAACACTGTGGGAAAAGATTCCATATCCAATGAATTAATCAC from Candidatus Methanomassiliicoccus intestinalis Issoire-Mx1 encodes:
- the fen gene encoding flap endonuclease-1; the protein is MGVNISDIVPSEKMELSGLSDRTLAIDAYNSIYQFLSIIRGRDGTPLKDENGRVTSHLTGLLYRNINFLQAGIRPAYVFDGLPSALKAQTLAERFERRTKAHDEWKRAIDEGDIEKARSKAAQSTRISNEIVESSRILLTYMGLPIIQAPCEGEAQAAYMAMKGDVWAASSQDFDSLLFGAPRLVRNLNITGRRKMPGGREYRDIFIEEVDLERVLKENGLENREQLISLCILIGTDYNKGIRGIGPKKGLKLIRQYGSASAALEAIGENIPNLDEVQDAFINTAITEEYSLEWKHPDFGRIIEFMCEEHGFSRKRVESSLNKLENKKRVKGDYKKPVPTKSQMSLDDWH
- a CDS encoding nitroreductase family protein, translated to MEFFEVVKERYSCKKFDGRPVEQSQLDAILEAGRLAPTAKNLQEQRVYVVQSENGLAKIDKITPCRYGAATVIAVAFNRDNVFTYPGEKRDSGIEDATIVATHMVLAAKAAGVDSCWINFFDPEIAAKELNLPENEEVLMLLDLGYPVEGTKPLATHNQRKEISETVTYM
- a CDS encoding flavodoxin, producing the protein MSKTLIAFFSASGVTAKLAKTLADSIGADLHEIKPAQPYSSEDLDWTNKKSRSSIEMNDKSFRPAIDNKVDDIEQYDRIFIGFPIWWYVAPTIINTFLEQYDLTGKKIIPFATSGSSDMGKTNAGLQSSCKGATLCEGKRFDAGAKAAELKSWAEKF
- a CDS encoding ABC transporter substrate-binding protein is translated as MKSKVYAIIAVAVILIAAVATYSIVFAGDSSDKNDNPGEEVPSEEAFSIVDYRGNTISFDAPAERIVSLGSAFTDVISWLNCEDKIVGLDGTSYKNLENAKELNIVDLGAVSSINLESLKTINPDCIFIWSFPSYVATDGIITNLENNGFKVVALYPSSVDSTMQSISTISKIIGSDEAIEKSADLQNRIDAISAKVANIPEDERVKVYLQLQSGNTVGKDSISNELITLAGGINIYGEVTTSKNPTPNAEYIATQNPDVILLEAGSAQTETVDSISAKLPTTNAVQDGRVHIISANTMTASPNLIIALEEMVSFFYPDL